A stretch of the Mycobacterium sp. ITM-2016-00317 genome encodes the following:
- a CDS encoding acyl-CoA dehydrogenase family protein — MTHTMASAGSTGTVESVDEFAARARAWLAENMPRIDPEHPPFSVRAEQSSWDHAKELQKRLHEGGFAGICFPREYGGLGLDYAYQRAFNAECRSYEMPMILNVPTFTICAATILDMGTEDQKRDRISAAIRGDEILCQLLSEPSGGSDLAGVITRAERHGDKWIINGAKTWSTSAFAADYGLLLARTDWTVPKHEGLTMFLVPLNAPGITMRRIKEVNGNEEFCEEFFDGLELGLDAVVGEVNKGWEVATRQLHHERRAVGGGSEFASGTAAENASEMPPDHVALAVATGQGDDPRMQDLAGKALVRRIVKEQLIDHVFRSITDGSLPPNAGTLIRLFHAETTELEVDTALAIAGTAGVIDEGADDAPELTGLLDVGIRYLSRQTGSLGGGSSEMARNVIGERILGFPRELAADKGVPFNQVKRNKS, encoded by the coding sequence ATGACCCACACCATGGCATCGGCAGGTTCCACCGGCACCGTCGAGTCGGTCGACGAGTTCGCCGCCCGCGCACGCGCCTGGCTCGCCGAGAACATGCCGCGCATCGACCCCGAGCATCCGCCGTTCTCGGTGCGTGCCGAGCAGTCGTCCTGGGACCACGCCAAGGAGCTGCAGAAGCGTCTGCACGAGGGCGGTTTCGCGGGCATCTGCTTCCCGCGTGAGTACGGCGGTCTCGGCCTGGACTACGCCTACCAGCGGGCGTTCAACGCCGAATGCCGCTCCTACGAGATGCCGATGATCCTCAACGTGCCGACCTTCACGATCTGCGCGGCGACGATCCTGGACATGGGCACCGAAGATCAGAAACGCGACCGCATCTCGGCGGCCATCCGCGGTGACGAGATCCTGTGCCAGTTGCTGTCCGAGCCCAGCGGCGGCTCCGACCTGGCCGGGGTGATCACCCGCGCCGAGCGCCACGGCGACAAGTGGATCATCAACGGCGCCAAGACGTGGAGCACCAGCGCGTTCGCCGCCGACTACGGGCTGCTGCTGGCCCGCACCGACTGGACCGTGCCCAAACACGAAGGCCTGACGATGTTCCTGGTGCCGCTGAACGCGCCCGGCATCACCATGCGCCGCATCAAGGAGGTCAACGGCAACGAGGAGTTCTGCGAGGAATTCTTCGACGGGCTGGAACTCGGGCTCGACGCCGTGGTCGGCGAGGTGAACAAGGGTTGGGAGGTCGCCACCCGGCAGCTGCACCACGAGCGCCGCGCCGTCGGCGGCGGCTCGGAGTTCGCCAGCGGCACCGCCGCCGAGAACGCCAGCGAGATGCCACCCGACCACGTAGCGCTGGCCGTGGCCACCGGGCAGGGCGACGACCCCCGCATGCAGGACCTCGCAGGCAAGGCGCTCGTGCGCCGGATCGTCAAGGAACAGCTCATCGACCACGTCTTCCGCAGCATCACCGACGGGTCGCTGCCGCCGAACGCCGGCACGCTGATCCGGCTGTTCCACGCCGAGACCACCGAACTCGAGGTCGACACCGCGCTGGCGATCGCCGGCACCGCAGGCGTGATCGACGAGGGCGCGGACGACGCCCCCGAACTGACCGGCCTGCTCGACGTCGGGATCCGCTACCTGTCCCGCCAGACCGGCTCGCTCGGCGGGGGCTCCTCGGAGATGGCGCGCAATGTCATCGGCGAGCGCATCCTCGGCTTCCCCCGGGAGTTGGCCGCCGACAAGGGAGTTCCGTTCAACCAGGTCAAGCGCAACAAGAGCTGA